In Hylaeus volcanicus isolate JK05 chromosome 9, UHH_iyHylVolc1.0_haploid, whole genome shotgun sequence, the following proteins share a genomic window:
- the LOC128881978 gene encoding general transcription factor 3C polypeptide 1 isoform X1, whose product MVSYPSMNLVDLIIDEVALEGLDGITLEALWSRLAQRLHNPLPFSKPFMVQIWSICVQIREFGFHELETPREPLVIYDRYEFVDPDLGVILEPDDVPPDIYPHYPIYDTTKGIKGSCSTYYTRQEITETARNLSLDEVTEKYGQKLVIVASQSARNHALTRNEVLPTLELNAIQYCFLERVGRSRYHGEVTQGKLSLNALKEDPKSLFYHRKLLLRHRLITKQVHHQKSGCHSCTGSLLHLPRFFVERKPKVIFLAEEIIKILKSKPNYIAEYDEIKRKLQLENAIRKLFKTSFFQKVVKTDIMVPYRTLYPNAKPIEWQRKYTPAKEKKIKVVQLLHPTIDVMEAWTKDDIQEEDESHELNISSHKYNVPYLKQANRIIEESGSEGLCQGSLGKNMGLTKLHSRTILRNLVKRDIVATYMNDIGRQRLTKYVSKKFEKGSKLSKQLKKEMYKIKELTKHIVTESDKPEKSITAIEEKENTVISNQKRNVEEVTKIDTTSKDNENNDANVKEKPSSSMTDIEKTFYVVNRILYKYRLTKRRNKYKRTFSNIQSSKINKALVKDESINSSNVLSELSRKEKSAVAYKNIKVEYKVLTPVNTLKSDNKIYGLMEDVQNSEKNNMSNITYRLLRRANMIIESVKEHQVIDDMTKLMKMICEEEDKEGYDVKIDRKSLIRLLGKLDNVVKSIRITLSLNGKEKRMTFICNPNLDISSPVIQSAIEQAKLKFYFVLSSQRTKSFAKRCSGKSESSKNSNIDDTANKSEDKSSSGFKMLSKVSKCGPRGSKKYGYSPKFIRMKALHILLFYLIYEHPGEQTLSKKEQIKALLDNGFNVPNELISEFSTIYSSEISWKMFIPPLPKNSSWPQGWALMCDILLRLPLSIFLKIHFLSFGIPDLDKYANHPIRKHYLVRDLPLDTRNALLHARKYIFNVHETVTRLCYIGLVQFGPQRLKEKDQVFIYVNRRTEIMDTTSSAPSYHMIEDKPYPVIKYNFDGMHVVEKYWYDLWNTCINTSLGGRLVVQGKDIVLEDVTKKSDMIRAVVARTPEEAVRLDTGHVPGDRKGAAGIDSAFFAHLKRNWNWGISSSTHQTKSQQTVQHERDVYLSKIKAKPIKFTEFPGLKRVSGPPSVTAADLRKKVQVKPDEGLNQLKKYEALPHYRNLKQKSIVRRVLPRKTSYRRRTKYDEIDHRALQRMHKLRVDWDPCEDKILLVCKIAMVYLCPSLRKQVITFSMVRDVLRMYSLVSYNKTSRACQRRLLYMLRQQQNDNAIALGVAEMKQNFYIRKRFDGIIERLKEEYKNTYEFEKQVTETFKSLVAYIGKKYYDISDVEAKEPLPVPKSVQEFNIFYKVVHPPKQFGNHGFTKDVRNVNDIHSAVINSVIHSSMCCGKDRRSWAYQLFKVYQQYPETLLRNAMTKIRADQMVTVKKSSLPTIRKYGNYMPMSSSQYQLSSNYIYKFHTTWPYELFTESYDVYLKLANWYSQKQLDNQNDASNTSNGVEILPVTGGLIVTIHDFVVQDQMDFDIEIPDQVIMLDPRLKEKDETYFRIAQRYQVVLASLDNLKFSKEPPVSDLQKSEQEKCFNSDVDVCNDTNVLNVDEKLDKDCFSNLDIEKNLSSHEYDTEDKNFEDAKSCVDYDDVLTFDSDEESGRTVADDEDNVIRFQDGTKIVLNKNDLERSKSYDENSQEEGKTSLVDDNNLEEASQAQIQNATIAEDKLLKSVDVTQIQNNGDGSLNMKSSVPVQPCLELNMDAQQKLITTGSKRGRDVDNEVFYSGEPVQKKAKPDNAVVKSNEHELEKAKPDNEVVESNEHELEKAKPDNEVIESNEHELGKAKTVSNLDEHDKEKAKPDNEVSNLDVREQEKAKPDNAVVELNKHDQEKVKTDKEVINLNKKAKLDNEVFELGEPVQKKAKLDNEEFELDVRKQEKVKPDNEVVESNEHDQERVKPDNEVVESNEHDQEKVKPDNEVCNLDEHGQEKAEIDNEIVDVEKNDKTVPSNHATSTESVDEIQKEDLRKNSAKETESLDEIQKEELRKNSAKETEEEEETGTKEGADDTKISNKAILNKESETNLLSKKDNNQKFTRVSDILKNKSFEPNYLYQYCKVDDSTDEKKRFTRIALLRMREELSELTTADSHHAHDYFVVNMFKILYSLHESDSQNSSGNEIFRHFLLPSELIPLRLCVANNVIQEINKFAAFPKDSISYTDFKKSLLKDSSLDLNNVDAVYKFIRDKKELGASIQELMNEFESTMGEDLQYIVSLFIEHRLFLRAGVTTVRYVHHRHADAWLIDSYKICRLKKESLTPMPRGTVYVTEPEVIITEGNDLNFSKESNDASVISNNEEKNPSSPRIDDEEPIISDTQSEVKTHKIEDCDKDSSSHSDEECITLTKKRMQRKRTRLLPQRDISRAAKQLDLATKQEIRVVIKPWIRIDGALNRRVLDRMLGAILTYCMNHPGIALTKVQNRFVPALQPYHTRELVEMLEKLKCLKKIIIKKPRVTLFSKPSPVDPKITNTNWVVEEDIYLEPANGAMLKFGIFLSTKLYKSDYIT is encoded by the exons GAAACTGCAAGGAACCTTAGCTTAGACGAGGTTACAGAAAAATATGGACAAAAACTAGTTATCGTTGCATCACAATCAGCACGAAACCATGCATTAACCAGAAACGAAGTACTACCAACACTTGAATTAAATGCGAtacaatattgttttttagaAAGAGTAGGTAGATCACGTTATCATGGTGAAGTTACTCAAGGAAAACTTAGTCTTAATGCGTTAAAAGAAGATCCTAAGAGTTTGTTTTATCATCGAAAGTTATTGCTACGGCATAGGTTAATAACGAAACAAGTGCATCATCAAAAAAGTGGTTGTCATAGTTGCACCGGAAGCCTTTTACATCTTCCAAGGTTCTTTGTCGAGAGGAAACcaaaagtaattttcttaGCCGAAGAGATTATCAAAATACTTAAATCGAAACCTAATTACATTGCAGAATATGATGAAATAAAACGCAAGTTGCAGCTTGAGAATGCAataaggaaattatttaaaacttcgttCTTCCAAAAAGTTGTGAAAACAGATATA ATGGTGCCATATAGAACTTTGTACCCGAATGCTAAACCTATAGAATGGCAACGAAAGTATACTCCggcaaaggaaaagaaaattaaagtagTGCAATTGTTACATCCCACTATCGATGTTATGGAAGCATGGACTAAAGATGATATACAGGAAGAGGATGAATCACATG agttaaatatttcaagtcaTAAATACAATGTGCCCTATTTAAAGCAAGCGAatagaataattgaagaaagtGGAAGCGAAGGTTTATGCCAAGGAAGTTTAGGTAAAAATATGGGGCTGACCAAACTACATTCCAGGACAATTTTGCGAAACCTAGTTAAAAGGGACATTGTTGCTACTTACATGAACGATATAGGCAGACAAAGacttacaaaatatgtatcaaaaaaatttgagaaaggtagtaaattaagtaaacagttaaagaaggaaatgtataaaatcaaaGAGCTTACGAAGCATATTGTAACTGAAAGTGATAAACCTGAGAAAAGTATAACTGCGATAGAGGAAAAGGAGAATACTGTTATTAGTAATCAGAAAAGAAATGTAGAAGAAGTAACTAAAATCGATACAACTAGCAAAGACAATGAAAACAATGATGCCAATGTAAAAGAGAAACCAAGTTCATCCATGACAGACatagaaaaaacattttatgttGTCAATCggatattatataaatatcgtttaacaaaacgtcgaaataaatataaacgaacgttttcgaatattcaatcaagtaaaattaataaagcacTGGTGAAAGATGAAAGTATAAATTCTAGTAATGTATTGTCAGAGTTGTCGAGGAAGGAAAAGTCAGCAGTTGcgtataaaaacataaaagtcGAGTACAAAGTTTTAACGCcagtaaatacattaaaatcagataataaaatatatggaTTAATGGAAGACGTGCAAAACAGCGAAAAGAACAATATGTCGAATATCACATACAGACTGTTACGAAGAGCTAATATGATTATAGAATCGGTTAAAGAACATCAAGTTATTGATGACATGACAAAATTGATGAAG atgaTATGCGAAGAAGAAGACAAGGAAGGATATGACGTAAAAATAGATAGAAAGTCGTTAATAAGGTTGTTAGGAAAACTTGACAATGTTGTGAAAAGTATTAGAATAACACTCAGTTTAAATGGAAAAGAGAAACGTATGACGTTTATATGTAACCCAAATTTGGATATCAGCAGTCCTGTTATTCAGTCCGCTATAGAGCaagcgaaattaaaattttatttcgtactATCATCTCAGAGGACCAAATCATTTGCGAAAAGATGTTCAGGGAAGTCAGAGTCtagtaaaaatagtaatattgaTGATACTGCAAATAAATCCGAAGATAAGTCTTCATCTGgatttaaaatgttatcgaAAGTTTCTAAATGTGGACCC AGAGGTTCGAAAAAGTATGGATACAGTCCAAAATTCATACGCATGAAAGCGTTACATATTCTTTtgttctatttaatttatgaacaTCCCGGTGAACAAACCCTTTCaaagaaagaacaaataaaagcTTTGCTGGATAATGGTTTCAATGTTCCTAATGAATTGATAAGCGAATTCAGTACAATTTACTCTTCGGAGATAAgttggaaaatgtttattccaCCTTTGCCGAAGAATTCCA GTTGGCCCCAAGGATGGGCATTAATGTGTGACATTCTATTACGATTGCCATTGtctatattcttaaaaatccATTTCCTTTCCTTTGGTATACCGGACTTGGATAAATATGCGAACCATCCCATTCGGAAGCATTATTTAGTCAGAGATTTACCACTTGACACACGAAACGCTTTACTACATGCACGAAAGTATATATTCAACGTACATGAAACAGTGACAAGATTGTGTTACATCGGGCTGGTACAATTCGGGCCCCAAAGACTGAAGGAGAAAGACCAAGTGTTCATTTATGTGAATCGACGTACAGAAATAATGGATACAACTTCATCCGCGCCTAGTTATCACATGATTGAGGATAAACCCTACCCTGTAATCAAATATAACTTTGACGGAATGCATGTGGTAGAGAAATATTGGTACGATTTGTGGAATACGTGTATAAATACATCATTAGGTGGTCGACTTGTTGTTCAAGGGAAAGATATAGTATTGGAAGACGTGACTAAGAAAAGTGACATGATTCGAGCAGTGGTGGCTCGTACGCCAGAAGAAGCTGTGAGATTGGACACTGGTCATGTGCCTGGTGATCGCAAAGGTGCTGCTGGAATAGATTCAGCATTCTTCGCTCATCTCAAACGCAATTGGAATTGGGGCATTAGCAGCAGTACGCATCAAACAAAGTCTCAGCAGACCGTACAACACGAAAGGGATGTGTatctttccaaaataaaagcaaaacCTATCAAGTTCACAGAGTTTCCTGGTTTGAAGAGGGTATCTGGCCCTCCTTCTGTGACTGCGGCAGATCTTAGAAAGAAGGTACAGGTTAAACCTGACGAAGGCTTGAACCAATTGAAAAAGTACGAAGCATTACCTCATTATCGAAACCTGAAACAGAAGTCTATCGTCAGAAGAGTATTGCCACGTAAGACTAGTTATagaagaagaacaaaataCGACGAAATTGATCATCGAGCTTTGCAACGAATGCACAAATTGCGAGTAGATTGGGACCCATGCGAAGATAAGATTCTACTCGTTTGCAAGATCGCTATGGTGTACCTTTGCCCAAGTTTACGCAAACAAGTAATAACATTTTCCATGGTGAGAGACGTGTTAAGAATGTATTCCCTCGTTTCGTATAATAAAACCTCTAGAGCTTGTCAACGACGACTTTTATACATGCTCAGACAACAACAGAACGACAATGCCATCGCTTTAGGAGTCGCAGAAATGAAACAGAACTTTTACATCAGGAAACGCTTTGATGGGATCATCGAAAGGCTTAAAGAAGAATACAAGAATACTTATGAGTTTGAGAAACAAGTTACGGAGACCTTCAAGTCACTTGTTGCTTACATTGGGAAAAAGTATTATGATATTTCTGATGTCGAAGCAAAGGAACCTCTTCCGGTGCCTAAGTCGGTgcaagaatttaatatattttataaggtAGTGCATCCCCCGAAGCAATTTGGTAATCATGGATTCACAAAAGATGTTCGAAACGTTAATGATATACATTCTGCAGTTATAAACTCTGTTATTCATAGCTCCATGTGTTGTGGAAAAGACAGAAGGTCCTGGGCGTACCAGTTGTTCAAAGTGTATCAACAGTATCCGGAGACACTCCTACGAAATGCCATGACAAAGATTCGAGCTGATCAAATGGTTACTGTGAAAAAGTCTTCGTTGCCTACGATAAGAAAGTATGGAAACTATATGCCAATGAGTAGTTCTCAATATCAGTTGAGcagtaattatatatataaatttcacacTACATGGCCTTATGAATTGTTTACAGAATCGtatgatgtttatttaaaacttgCTAATTGGTACAGTCAAAAACAATTAGATAACCAGAATGATGCATCGAACACTTCCAACGGTGTTGAAATATTGCCAGTTACAGGTGGTTTGATTGTTACGATACATGATTTTGTAGTACAGGATCAAATGGATTTCGATATCGAAATACCTGACCAAGTGATAATGCTGGATCCAAGactgaaagaaaaagatgaaacTTATTTCAGAATCGCTCAAAGGTATCAAGTTGTTTTAGCTAGTTTggacaatttgaaattttcaaaagagcCTCCTGTTTCTGATCTGCAAAAAAGCGAAcaagagaaatgttttaattcTGACGTCGACGTTTGCAACGATACGAATGTTCTTAATGTCGATGAGAAATTGGATAAAGATTGCTTTTCGAATCTGGATATTGAGAAGAATTTATCTTCGCATGAATACGATACTGAAGACAAGAATTTTGAGGATGCGAAAAGTTGTGTCGACTATGACGATGTACTAACCTTCGATAGCGACGAAGAGAGTGGTCGCACTGTAGCAGACGACGAAGACAATGTAATCAGGTTTCAAGATGGAACTAAAATcgtattaaacaaaaatgatctGGAACGTTCAAAATCCTACGACGAAAATTCGCAGGAAGAAGGTAAAACTTCTTTAGTGGATGATAATAATCTTGAAGAGGCCAGTCAAGCACAAATACAGAACGCTACAATTGCTGAggataaacttttaaaatctGTGGACGTAAcacaaattcaaaataatggTGATGGTTCGTTGAATATGAAAAGCTCAGTTCCAGTTCAACCgtgtttagaattaaatatggATGCACAACAGAAATTGATTACCACTGGAAGTAAGAGAGGAAGAGATGTGGATAATGAAGTGTTTTATTCAGGTGAACCTGTACAGAAGAAAGCGAAACCAGATAACGCAGTGGTTAAATCGAATGAACATGAGCTGGAGAAAGCGAAACCAGATAATGAAGTGGTTGAATCGAATGAACATGAGCTGGAAAAAGCGAAACCAGATAATGAAGTGATTGAATCGAATGAACATGAGCTGGGAAAAGCAAAAACAGTGTCTAATTTAGATGAACATGATAAGGAAAAAGCAAAACCAGATAATGAAGTGTCTAATTTGGATGTACGTGAGCAGGAAAAAGCAAAACCAGATAACGCAGTGGTTGAGTTGAATAAACATGACcaggaaaaagtaaaaacagataaggaagtaattaatttgaataaaaaagcaAAATTAGATAATGAAGTGTTTGAATTGGGTGAACCCGTGCAGAAAAAAGCAAAATTGGATAACGAAGAGTTTGAATTGGATGTACGTAAGCAGGAAAAAGTGAAACCAGATAACGAAGTGGTTGAATCGAATGAACATGACCAGGAAAGAGTGAAACCAGATAACGAAGTGGTTGAATCGAATGAACATGACCAGGAAAAAGTGAAACCAGATAATGAAGTGTGTAATTTAGATGAACACGGCCAAGAAAAAGCAGAAATTGATAATGAAATTGTGGATGTCGAAAAGAATGATAAAACAGTACCAAGCAACCATGCTACGTCAACTGAATCAGTGGATGAAATACAAAAGGAagatttaagaaagaattctGCGAAGGAAACTGAATCATTGGATGAAATACAAAAGGAAGAGTTAAGAAAGAATTCTGCGAAGGAAactgaagaagaagaagaaactggTACAAAAGAAGGTGCCGATGATACAAAAATCAGCAACAaagctattttaaataaagaaagtgAAACCAATTTACTGTcgaaaaaagataataatcaAAAGTTTACACGTGTCAgtgatattttaaagaataaatccTTCGAACCAAATTATTTGTATCAGTATTGCAAGGTTGATGACTCAACAGACgaaaaaaaacgttttacTCGAATAGCTCTGTTAAGAATGAGAGAGGAATTGAGTGAACTTACAACAGCTGACAGCCATCATGCACACGATTATttcgttgtaaatatgttcaaaattttgtattccttGCATGAGTCAGATTCACAAAATTCcagtggaaatgaaattttcagacATTTTTTGTTACCTTCGGAATTGATACCTTTAAGATTGTGCGTGGCAAATAATGTAATTCaagagataaataaatttgccGCTTTTCCGAAAGACAGCATCTCGTATACCGATTTTAAGAAAAGTTTACTCAAAGACTCTTCGTTGGATTTGAATAATGTGGATGCagtgtataaatttatacggGATAAAAAAGAACTTGGTGCCAGTATTCAGGAGTTGATG AATGAATTTGAGAGTACCATGGGCGAAGATTTGCAGTACATCGTATCACTCTTTATTGAACACCGTTTGTTCTTGCGGGCTGGTGTAACAACTGTTCGTTATGTACACCATCGTCATGCTGATGCTTGGTTAATagattcatataaaatttgtcgTCTCAAGAAGGAATCACTTACACCGATGCCCAGGGGAACAGTGTATGTGACAGAACCTGAAGTAATAATAACTGAAGGCAATGACTTAAACTTTTCCAAAGAATCTAACGATGCCAGTGTTATATCAAACAACGAAGAGAAGAATCCTTCGTCACCAAGGATTGATGATGAAGAACCAATTATATCGGACACACAGTCAGAAGTAAAAACTCACAAAATTGAAGATTGTGATAAGGATTCATCTAGTCACAGCGATGAAGAGTGCATTACGCTCACAAAAAAGAGAATGCAACGAAAGAGGACTCGTTTACTACCCCAGAGAGATATATCTAGGGCTGCGAAGCAATTAGATCTTGC TACGAAACAAGAAATAAGGGTTGTAATAAAACCGTGGATACGAATAGATGGAGCCTTAAATCGTAGAGTACTTGATCGCATGTTAGGAGCAATATTAACATACTGTATGAACCATCCAGGTATAGCATTAACTAAAGTACAGAATAGATTTGTTCCTGCTCTTCAGCCGTATCATACAAGAGAATTGGTTGag atGCTGGAAAAGTTAAAATGCCTGaagaagataataataaagaaaccacgtgtaactttattttcaaaaccaTCACCAGTTGATCCAA agaTAACAAATACCAATTGGGTTGTCGAAGAAGATATTTACCTCGAACCTGCAAATGGAGCAATGttaaaatttggaatatttttgagCACTAAGCTGTATAAATCAGATTACATTACCTAA